Sequence from the Nymphaea colorata isolate Beijing-Zhang1983 chromosome 9, ASM883128v2, whole genome shotgun sequence genome:
CAAGTGAAATGGTGCTTGTTCATGAAACTTGACATGAAAACCTAAAACCTTTTGACTGCCAGATATGTTTGACCAATGTTGTAAACTCTAGAACAATAGAATAGTGTTGCAAGAATTGCATCTACCATTACAATCTAATATGTCATATGGTTTATCGTGGTAATGTATAGCAAATCCATAGGACACAGCCTCTGGATTCACAATATACTCCTATATCTGTATCATTCTGTATCAGACCACCTTGTGTTTCATACTATAACTTATGATACAAAAAAtgtttatacaagttgaagttttccttttctccgaGACAAGTGCTTTCTGAAGACCAATGCCTTCTATTGAAAGACCTACTTTTATTCTTTATCCTCCTCACTTCCTTCCTAgtcctctcttttttcttttgataggCTGACATGAGAACAGGCCAGATCTTTGACCAATTGTCATAATCAACATTAGTAGTATCAATGCTTAGAACCACACTAATTAGCCTagctttacatttttttaaatcagGCTTTAGGGCACCTTATTGGTGGGAAGTTGGAGATTCATTTTAGAGTAATTGATGAGGACAAGCTTCCTAGATTTCCTAGTCTGAGGCTTTTAAACTTATCTTCAGATACTAAAACAAGAAACGTTGTATTAAAATTGCTAATAAACCATCCCTAACATTTGTGTACATTCTTTAACATTTACTTTCGtacttttttttactattacCAAGATTTTCCCTATATTTTTCCAGAAAGAAACTGAATTTATTACGGTGCTCACTGtcaaaagtctcaaagaagaGATGTACAACTTTGAAACCAGATGCCATGAGAAGCATAGAGAACAAAACAGGCAATGACAACATCTAACAATGCATACAGCAAGTCCTATGAAGCTTAAGAAATTAGAGTTACTCACTTTTcgactaattttttttatgactgATTCACTGAAATGTGGAAGCTGCAGAAAAGGAGCGTTGCCTTCAGAAAATCCTCCGGCAGCTTTTCTTGCACTAAGAGGAACTGCCTGTATCAGAAACCAACAGCACCGTCAAGCACTTACAAACAATAAGCAACCTTGAAGCGCAAATGAATCACTTCAAAGACGATACTTACTAAAAGTTTCATTCCTTCCACATGAAGTTTGGTAAATGCACCAAACAGAAACCGAAGTCCATATCCATATGGTAAATTCACAAAACATGCTTAGTTTGAACGGTAAAGATGGAAAGACTACACAGTTTTTAAAAAGCGGGAAACTCTAAGATGCTCTCAATGAACTTTTCCTTACTATAATAAGATGCAACAACTAATAAAGGTTAACCCCAAGGGGCTGTAGCGTACTGGGTGCAAGGTGGTTCACCTCTTAAGGGGCTTGGTTCAAACCCTGAAGTGGTCACTGTCACATCTCAGTGCCTCCTCCTCTGTACTGTAATAAGTCCCCAAATCAAGCTCTGTGAAAACCTTGGGGGTAGTGGGCATAGGGGGTCCCAGTGGCCTCTCTTAAGGGtagtggaatgaaccactcacccttgaataaataaataacaaaaactaATAAAGGTTAACCTGAACTTCCATAATCGagtacaaattttttttctgacaGTTGCAAATTTGCCACTTCATAAGAATCCAGTTACTGAAACACATCTTCCATCCTTCCAGGTATTAAGGACCCTCTTAACTGACAAGAAATTGACCTCCTCTCTGACATTGAAATGCCAAGCACAAGAAAGAAATGCTTAAGTAACAAAAAACCTGCAACTACTCACAGTATTCATTCACATGCATGATACCATCCATTATAAGATATATGAAGGAACCCACTTAAGCAATTTATGTTCAGATAGCACACTTCAAAGACCATCAAAATAGGACCTATAACCAAATATAATTCTGATAATGTCTTCAAGGATCAGACCTACTCATCTAGGAAAATTTTCACGTAGTTATACCCTAAGCATTGAAATGCCAAGCACAAGAAAGAAATGCTTAAGTAACAAAAAACCTGCAACTACTCACAGGATTGATTCACATGCACAATACCATCCATTATAAGATATATGAAGGAACCCTTTATGTTCAAATAGTACACTTCAAAGACCATCAAAATAGGACCTTTAACCAAATATAATTCTCATAATGTCTTCAAGGATCAGACCTAGTCATCTAGGAAAATTTTCACGTAGTTATACCCTAAGCATTAATGTTACCTCAAACTATACgtccaaagaaaataaaaggaagctCCGTTTGACAAGTAGGCAATAATGCTACATATTGCATTAATTTTACCTCAAACTATATTgtccaaagaaaataaaaggaacaTAGGCTCTGTTTGACAGGTTGGCTATAATGCTACATGCTGCCAATACAAAGTCATTACAAGTAACGTGAGAAGTATTTCTAGTAGCAATAGTTCATGTGCATACATAATGATATATGGCAACACCATGTGAATCAACAGATAAGCTATGGAATTGGGAAAAGAAATTCCCTTCCATGATACTGTTAGGAGGAAATTGAAGCcaaaatataaaacatgatGGAGAAAAATTACCTGAACTATACTTTGAGACAGTTCGAGTACTCCAATTGCAGGCCTAAGCCATCCATGCCCAGCAGGACTGCGCCTTACAATAGCCATCTGCAACAAATAACAAAGCTAAATTCAAACTTACTGGTCGCTGTTTGAAGGAGATGGTAAAAGGATCAAAAACTATCTCATTATGAAGTTATTGATACCTAATCATGTACTACTGCATTCTCAGCAAATACAGCTGGTAAAAACGCCatcaaaattaaataaagagGATAAGAAAAGGGTTAATGTACTACTGCTTGCTGCAGAAAGTACATCCATTCACCATCAATCAGAAAGGTCATGGCTAATAAGTTCTAATTTTAAGCATAGATGATGAGACCTAGTCAAGGATAGGATGCCCAGAAGCCCACATCTTTCCAACTATAATGTGAATGTCCCAGCTTTGCCTAGCAGCCAAAGCTCCAGCTTTCGGGCAGCTTACCAATCCAAATTGTAAAGGTCAGCTACATATACAAGGATATGACCATTTGTATGAACCATGCAGAATGACTTGTAAACGGTTATGCATTCACATCAAAACGGGGTATCCATGTGACAAAGATAATTATTTGGTAATATTAAAGTTTCAAGAAAAGGTGTCATTTCATGTCCTTCAAGACaatattcttttcctttgtcaATCAGAATGATATATAATCAATTTATTATAGTAATCCATGTTGACTTtcaaatgacatgcaaatggaTTCTCTGAAAAGGAACATCGTCAAACTATGATCCAGGTGCCCACCCTAGGCTCAAGTGGTGCATCCCATGAACTCAACCCTTCCATGAAAATTCTCCtctctgaaaaagaaaactgaaatttCTTTCCACATCTCTGCCTCTTGCCCTAAAACCTAATCTAACTTTATGGTTGCTTATGTTAATCCCCAAAATCAACATCCCATTGAAATCCATCTATGCTGCCATTTAACAGTTGGAGAGTTGTTAGAGACCTCAGACCTGCAATCTCCACTCcatttcatctctctctctctctctatctctatctctctctctctctctctcatttgttgCCAAAGGATGTAGGCCACATTTCCACAGGCACAGGCATACTGCACACACACAACCATTCCATTCATATGATAATCTAATTGAACGCAGTTCTTAATTCCGTTAGTTTCTCACATTTTTGTAGtgtattttttcccttttttcttgtttatgtttgtcCATCAAGCAGGATTTGACCAGCAGTAGTTGGCTGACAGTGGATTTGCATGCGGCTGCTTTGACAGCCGGCAATCCACAAATGAAAGAAGCCTGTTTTTAGACTTTTGTTTTCTGCCTTTTTCAGGTTTACAAGTATTACTCTTCAGAAAAGATATATTTTCCCATTTTGGTGCATTGAGTAGAATTGGCCACCGCCAGTCGTTGGTGAGTTTGAGACTAGCTGCAAGCCTGCAAGTGGCAGCCTGTAACAAGAAGTAGGTAGcttgtttaaaattttccttttacattttatttagtCTTTTTTAGTCTGGTCAGTCTAGTGACTGGTAAAGAGAATACagaattttcttgcattttttttctccctctcattttacatgcatgcatatatacatactatatatatatatatatatatatatatataatatttatattggCTCTTAGCTGATCCTATCTGCGGAACGCAAGTAGGGGTTTAGTTACTAggtctccttttttttctttatttactatTATCGTTCTAGTTAGAGCATTGAGATtactgttttttattgttttcttcgtaggatttttacattttctaatCTACATCATTAAAACTTTTTAGATAATGTTCAATTTAATGTATATGTTTCTTTTCACTTAACTATATATTAGTGTCCTCTCCTGGCctaaatttctggctccactaTTGCTATGATCATGACATCCAAATGGATTCTTGTGGATgtaaaaattaccaaaatgttgataccagaaaacagaaaaatcagTAGGATTTATTCCACCATCAActgcaacaaaaaaacaagtacAAGCTAAGGATAATGATGGATGACATCTCCCACACAGCACACGCTTTATGCATGGTGATGGATTCAGCAGGAAGGATGGATTCTAGCCAATTGTGGGATGAGGTGCTATTACTTTGCATTACAGATTTGCACTGACTTCCACCTTGAAGATATAGGCAAAGAAGGTGAGAGGGAATTATAACAGACCACCTATAGCCAAAGCATGGGAGGATAAAGCAAAAGGCTAAGATTGAGCTTTAGTGGCTGAGGATTTGGCCTTGACTTTAGTTTGAGGCTCAATTGGGATTTGTTCCATTGATTATGAACTCTTTCTTACATTCAAATATTCAGTTACTCATTATCAACCCATCTCCATCTCTCACCTTCATACCCTGTGAAAGAACAATTTGagagaaataaaatgttttGGTGCTTCAATAATATGCCTGAACAGAACGAATCTAATCCTGTGACATTTGATAGGCTGCATTAACTTAATGTGGAgttctttttgttaaaaattataTGGTAGGCTAGACCTGACCACTTATTTGACCATGCAGAGGCTCATGACTTGTAAATGATCCTAAGAAGACCATTTCTCCAAACATGGTGTGACAGTCAAATACACAATAGGTACAAAGGAGATAAGCACTCTAGAGTCGAGACCTCTTGTTTTGGGCTTAAGCTTCTcgtgctttttcttcttcatcataaATTAATACCTAAACTTCCTTAACCATGAATCTCTCTACATCTGATGTACAGAACCATATATAGTTTTACTGATAAATAAAAGCATCAGAATGTATTAAAGGCACTTGTAGAACTCACCTTCAGTAGTTCTTCAAGAAGGTGAGGTGCAAGCTCAATCACATGCTTGAAATCACCTGTTAGATCTAGTGGAACAGAAGCTGATTCACGAGTTAACTGTGCGAGAATCAGTAGTTCTGCCTgacaattaagaaaacaaaaaacaaaaaaactataaGTCCATGTATTAGCTATTGAAACTCAAAGCACAATGCAAATTGCATGTTTCTGAAGTCTGAGACCTTTACTGCAGCTGGATTCCTCTTCCAAAATTTAGCCTGCTCTTGCCGCATGTTCTTAGTGTCTAAACCCAACTCAGTACGGACAACTGTAAACAGCTTTTCAAGGGATTCCATGTCACTCCTGCGAACTGGCAATTCCATGTATTCTGCTGCCTTAATAAAGACCTCCATTACCTTACTGCATATTGATACAGCTGGTCAAGTACATGCATAATTGCGGCCAGAATTGGAGacaaactagtttttttttttttgcaataaaatataaagaaacaagtaaaaaaaaacaaatgaaaaagaaagaaatagcaTTCTTAAAATCTGAAAGAAGgaatgttttgaaaatctagGAAATATGTTAAGAATTATCTTGGGATAACATTTCAATACTTCTATTCTGGTGATATTTGAAAACACGGTTATATTTTACCCGTATTCCCTGTCAGCTTCCAAATAGCAATAATATCAAtatattcttaaaatatcaGTGACATTTGGTGACTATGACATAaatttgtaaacaaaagcatCAACAAACTATAATTTTCAAACAGTGTATCACAATCATGATAACTACTGCATCCAGATTTCACATATAGTGACATCAGAAGAGAAAGAACTGATGAATTATTATACCTTGGTGCTAAAGAAGGCTTCATTGAGTTGTAGTAAGCATATAAGGTTTCGTGCATGACACGGTTCCCAGTGTACTTGGAAGATCTTGAAAGATATATAACAGCTAGAACCAAAGGCAACAGAATACATATCCCAACGATCCCAAGCAAGAGTACTCCACTTGATGTGCCATCCTTACTTAATAAGAACTGAGGCAGTGCTATTCCCATTTGAAAGCCCTGCATTGAATCAAGAAATTATTTTCCAACAAAGCACCAGTTAACAGATAGCAGCTATTAGACCATGAAGTAGATAAAGTGCATAACCTGTCTGCCGTCTGGGTGAccatatttttcaaagttttctcGAGACACTGGATCAGTCAGTGCTTGATATGCCTTGGATATGTACTCAACAAAATACTTGTGAGCCTCTGGAAATAGCAAAGACATGCATCTGTCAGAAACAATCTaaaggaaaaacaatgaaaagaaaattgaataagCCTAATAAATAGCACAGTATCCAACTTTATAGCAAAACTCAAATGCATCTGCTTTGCACCTCATAACTTGAAAACTGAAATtgcaaggaaaaaggagaaaaaattaaaaatttaaccTGGATCTGGATTTTTGTCAGGATGATACTGAATAGAGAGTTTCCTGTATGCCTTCTTTATCTCAGAATCTGTACTTCCAGGCTTCAATCCAAGAATCTCAAATGGCTCAAAGGGTtgaatctgaaaaaagaaaacagaaaaaagtaaTATGAATGACATGAATACTTCAATCAGAGATTGAACAGATCTTGACTACAGAAGAAACATCTAGAGGTCTCAAGATTTAACATGCATGCACATCAGagaaaaacatcaaacaaaTGAATTGCCCATTAATTCTTCTTAATCTGAAGCATGGCATGGACTTACagaatttttttgaatgcaGCAAGACTTTAGCATTTATATCAAACACTTATTATGCTGATGGATATCATAACTCAAGCTCacaaatgaaaacaagaggaaaaagtttgcttttccttttgtgcCAAAAGGCCCAAAACATGTTGAGCCAAAGGCATGTTGGGCTCTCTTACAGAAGAGGCTCATTAATGGcacttttgtaaaatttttttgcACTTTGCAATGTTTTCTCTATGTGCCATAGTAACAATataattttacttgttttaagTTTAAATCCTTCTGTAGCATCTCCTTCTAGGGGATAAGATAGCATGTTAACAATACTTACAGGATTGGCCTCCTCCTATCAAGAGAACAGTCAGAGGCCATGGCTGGGTCATATGCATTTCACGTACAACTAATTTTCTACTCAGACACCACCTAGATGTACATGCAACCGAGATTGGGTTACTTTAAAAAATACTGTACAATAACGTATTCAAAAATGGTCCTTCAACAAGGAAAGATTCACAGTTTTGCAACTCATAGTCACCATCACCAGATCAGCTCGCTCACCTTAGGGCTATGATTTTGAGAGTACCAGGGAAAAGGTGAAGGTTGAAACATGTCTAGCATAATACATGACAGGGACGTTATTGCAGTGTACGAGGTATAAAGGGGCTATTTTGTGAAAATAGGCCAGGAATAAGTATGCAGACCCACCATTGATCTATTTAGATATTGTATTCAAATTCAAGTAGTCTACCCTTCAAGCAACCAATGAATCAGTTTGATGCCAAACAGCAGACCTAATTCTCCAAAGTCTTTCCGCAAGCCTAGTTGCAgatcaaataaaacaaatgaatgcACCCTGAAACAGCAgtagaaagaggagaaaaaaaagaaaaaactcctgttataaaaatatgttgttACTTCCAAGTTTGCAGACAGACATGCATCGACCTTAAATCACTAATTCTTCATGCAAAGTACAATAGCTATtttactttcaagtttcaacacaTTTACACACAAATATTTTACTTTGCAGAATAGGACAACCACCATATTTAACAAGCTAAATTATCTTCCTATTTACCATATACACTAAGTATGCCTTTTTAATTTAAGTTCATCTTGGTAatatatgaaatattttcatcTATGCAAACTATTAACATAAAACCACATATGGCTAACTAAATAATAATGTAATACCAATAATAGTAAACCAAAATGTGCAAGATAAATGGATAAACTAAAATACATTAAGAACAGGAAGACAGGCTAGTGAAAACCACAATGAAAACAAGGTGATTATCATGCAAGATCAACCATTATCCCATCTTTTATTCCATCAACCAGGAAATCTGATTATCAGCTTGAAAGAGCTGTAGCATACCTCACGAGTAATATTCTTGACATAGTAGGCAAGGACTGCCATAAAAACCCAGAGCAGGATGACAGTCAGATTGCTACACGTAAAGAAATTTGACATCTGCATATTCAATTGAATTAGAAGGGAAAATGATGCCACAAATCATATGATGATTGAATTGTTAGCACAAGATCAATGAATCTCTAGCTAAACAAGACCAGGAGACAAGCATGATTCAGACTCACCCTCTTAAATATGGACTTTCGGTACTTCCCAGAATGCAGACATATGGAACACTGGCAACATATGTTTTTTGCCTTCTTAGAGAGAGCCTGAGAGATCCTATGTATTGTATAGGGAACCAAGAATAGAGCCATGATTGCTAGAACAAAGATAGGGAAAAGAAAGCTGTTTTCATCTGGTTCTCCCATGGTTGGACCACGTGCTGGTTAAATGCCCTGCAAGGATGTCACTGTAATGATCTTAATTTTACACATCAAACTATTTGTCATTCAAGCAActcaaacaaatgaaaaagggcAACCCACAAAAGTTCTGACTGAAAATTCACAATCCAAtctacaaacaaaataaaaaagacacgGAGAAAAGCCTATGCTCCGCACTTAGTTGGAGTGTTAAGGATCATTAGATGTATCAATGGAAACCACGCATAAGACAATATTTTGTTCTGTCTTGTCCAAATATAAACTTGTGGGTATGTGCCAGGTGCAGACATTGGGTGGAGGAGTGAAGTATGAAACAAGCATGAATAAAAAGGCATGAAACAAGTCCGTAGTACATGAAAAAAGTACGAAACAACCAGGAATTGCGCTGTTTACTACAAAGGCAAAGTGTCGAGTAATGGCTCAAGACACAGCAAATGGACTACGTTGACCACCGGAAGATGTGGAAATCAAGGTTGATCAGGCTAGCCCTTACAGTGTGTTAACGTCAACACAGAAAATCTGCAGCTCCACGAACCACGCATATTGAGTTAGACTGTCATTTTCACTCACAGCATACTTGGATAGAATAACCTCCTTATGATATGCTGGAACTGCAACTCATGGTCTAATCATGCTGTTCAACAGATTAAATCACAAAAGGGTACCACGTGGGGTGTAATTGACAAAAATCTCAAGTATTGAAGAAAAAGTAGTTTTCCATCTTCGTTCTTCTAATAGCAGAGAAACGACTCTGGAGGGTGAGACTTGGCGGCACTGGTTTAACCTGTTGTGCCTACAGTTGCCTCCCGGATACTGCAAAATTCTGACGTGAATCCTCTTCAACGCCACACGCAAGGCAGTAGGACTCAACCCTGCACGAGGCTACAAGAAGGTTAAACCATGACTAGCCGTAGGGCACCGCCCCAAATGTGCCAACAGCTTGGGTTCTACttctacatgttcatgttcattgGTCGTAGGTGTTGCTCAGGCGCAAGAGCAACCGCCCGCGGACACATACAGGCACATTGAACTCGGCCAAACGCAGACACAGACAAATTGAACTCGGACTTTGCTTCGCCAAACAGCATTTAACCAACTTCACAGATACATTCACGTTTTCTCTAATTCATAACTCTTTACACTCCTCTAAAGCAGAAGAATTGTGGGGCAGACTGGTCAAAAACGTTGACTCGGTAACTTGAAGGTGTGGGGCGCAAGATTTGTGGTACATGACCTGTTGAAAGTTTTCGGCTCAATTCAATCATCAGATCCTCAAATGACGAGACTAATTACTTACTAACCACACGCCCAACTCGAACTGAAACATGGACGCAAAACAAGAGAAGATTCTAAGAGTTTGGCAGATCTCTTTCACAAAGCCCCTGGACCTTAAAGAATCCACAGAGAAGAAATTGCTTGCTGCATGGGATTTACCTTGGAATGAGCTTGTCCACTGATCAACCTGCTTCAGACAATGGGACTGAAGGAACGATAAAACTCTCAATCTGAACAATAAAAGGGATCGAGGAAAGGGGAGACGAGAGCACTCGCTCGCGGTAAGCTTCTGCCCGCGCACGTCTGCCCCGACAGCCCAAGAGCGGAGACGCGTCCGCACCAGTTCATTTTGTAGCTGCGATGGGCAACGGCGACGCCCGTTCCTTCGTCCGCCCGCCGTTTCAGTGTGGCCGTCAACGGGTCCACTTGACCCGAAATATTCCGGATTTTGGAACCGAATCCTGGCTGGAGTCCGAACCCGACCTTCGCGCATTCGGACCCATGGGGTTCCAGTGGCACCCGATACGGAAgaaacatgcatatatatatatatatatataatatatatcttaaacaaaaataagattaaAGCTTGATAATTTTACAGATCACTAATAGCTGATCGAACTGGTTGGGAAGTAAACAACGCAGTTGGTTCGATTTCTGTGATTGTTACTTGCTTAAACTACAAACTATAGCACC
This genomic interval carries:
- the LOC116261326 gene encoding dnaJ protein ERDJ2-like, giving the protein MGEPDENSFLFPIFVLAIMALFLVPYTIHRISQALSKKAKNICCQCSICLHSGKYRKSIFKRMSNFFTCSNLTVILLWVFMAVLAYYVKNITREIQPFEPFEILGLKPGSTDSEIKKAYRKLSIQYHPDKNPDPEAHKYFVEYISKAYQALTDPVSRENFEKYGHPDGRQGFQMGIALPQFLLSKDGTSSGVLLLGIVGICILLPLVLAVIYLSRSSKYTGNRVMHETLYAYYNSMKPSLAPSKVMEVFIKAAEYMELPVRRSDMESLEKLFTVVRTELGLDTKNMRQEQAKFWKRNPAAVKAELLILAQLTRESASVPLDLTGDFKHVIELAPHLLEELLKMAIVRRSPAGHGWLRPAIGVLELSQSIVQAVPLSARKAAGGFSEGNAPFLQLPHFSESVIKKISRKKVRSFQELKEMAPEERSVLLTDIGNLSGEEARDVEAVLDMMPSLKIDVNCVTEGEEGGIQEGDVVTMQAWISLKRTNGLTAALPHCPYFPFHKDENYWFILADSASNDLWVSQRVSFMEEAAAIATASNAIEESKEGSGTNSEEIRLAVHEAVEKVKNGSRFVISQFEAPAAGTYNLTAYCICDSWIGCDTRTSFKLKVAKQKHALAKGGAMAEEGLAVEDGVEDEEETDEGDDNYESEYSDDGEDKTKKGHGKQQDSNTHSDSDSSSES